In a single window of the Rhineura floridana isolate rRhiFlo1 chromosome 3, rRhiFlo1.hap2, whole genome shotgun sequence genome:
- the N4BP3 gene encoding NEDD4-binding protein 3 isoform X1, translated as MATAQASHVTCDPSHCLFDPYSLDSELDNDFSMGSVGSLVEKQDFSPTTLGSLRGMRQPDGLLRKGMSQREVFGYLHGGKRDTWAEKKHQSSGGGFKRDYESDRENQSPERYFRNNQRGADFSKSSLPERGRFDKCRIRPSAFKVVAGKSLLSMPGLSSAKGQKLSKSNGSLHTLLTQSSTSSSSQRGPLRSHLLHTISLDESTNSIQSFPTYNPRFKPAPSQLSASVGHINHIGGSLDRASRGPRDPLAVEKAPLSCKSLSRLQSSGEPTPPYEPTYSLEDVVKQLEDQLSNKGMELRQLKRNLSESDDPFTQQFLSTIGYEMFEDKQRLWMDELDELKQMYVAKLQQVTQQAQRSQRAFQLQLYKAQQEKKRLQEELDLQQSQCEELRLQQQQAERLSPKLEETKWEVCQKTAEISLLKQQLRDAQEEMAQKLGEIFSLKTQLREARTELQAKDSQLTQLGDSFQIMPEHGSPVPLRDSPVQACQDFLGCETDDSKCRGIQGESAEGTEWLWAELLRERRQAQLQAANFEQERKTWQEEKDKVLRYQREIQASYMEMYHRNQTLERQLNEFRQFQAEPRGISSEPPWIERVESSKI; from the exons ATGGCAACAGCACAGGCCTCTCATGTGACCTGTGACCCCAGCCATTGTCTCTTTGATCCTTACTCTCTGGATTCTGAGCTTGACAACGACTTCAGCATGGGCAGCGTGGGTAGCCTAGTAGAGAAACAGGATTTCTCACCAACTACTCTGGGCAGTCTGCGAGGGATGCGTCAGCCAGACGGGTTGCTCCGGAAAGGAATGTCCCAGCGCGAAGTCTTTGGCTACTTACATGGGGGAAAACGGGACACTTGGGCTGAGAAGAAGCACCAATCATCAGGCGGTGGCTTCAAAAGGGACTACGAGAGCGACCGGGAGAACCAGTCCCCTGAGCGGTACTTCCGGAACAATCAACGGGGAGCCGATTTCTCCAAGAGCTCTTTGCCTGAACGTGGACGCTTTGACAAG TGTCGGATCAGACCCTCGGCCTTCAAGGTGGTGGCTGGGAAGAGCTTATTGTCCATGCCTGGGCTGTCATCAGCCAAAGGGCAGAAGCTGTCAAAGAGCAATGGGAGTTTGCACACGCTCTTGACACAGAGCAGCACTAGCAGCTCCTCGCAGCGTGGCCCCCTGCGCAGCCACTTGCTGCACACCATCAGCCTGGACGAGAGCACCAACTCTATCCAAAGCTTCCCCACGTACAATCCCCGTTTCAAACCTGCTCCAAGCCAGCTCAGTGCTTCCGTAGGCCACATCAACCACATTGGTGGTTCCTTAGACAGGGCCTCTCGGGGACCACGGGATCCTTTGGCTGTAGAgaaagcacctctgtcttgcaaGAGCCTGAGCCGGCTGCAGAGCTCTGGGGAACCAACCCCTCCATATGAGCCCACATATTCCTTGGAAGATGTGGTGAAGCAACTTGAGGACCAGCTGAGTAACAAGGGCATGGAGCTCCGCCAGCTTAAGAGAAATCTGAGTGAGAGTGATGATCCCTTCACACAG CAATTCTTATCTACCATAGGTTATGAG ATGTTTGAGGACAAACAGCGTTTGTGGATGGATGAGCTGGATGAGCTGAAGCAGATGTATGTAGCCAAGCTGCAGCAGGTGACGCAACAGGCCCAACGCAGCCAGCGGGCATTTCAGCTCCAGCTCTACAAAGCTCAGCAGGAAAAGAAGCGGCTGCAAGAAGAGCTGGACCTTCAGCAGAGCCAATGTGAGGAGCTGAGGCTGCAGCAGCAACAGGCAGAGCGTCTGAGTCCCAAGTTGGAGGAGACCAAGTGGGAG GTATGTCAGAAGACTGCAGAGATTTCATTGCTCAAGCAGCAACTCCGAGATGCTCAGGAAGAGATGGCCCAAAAACTTGGTGAAATCTTCAGTTTGAAGACACAACTGCGGGAGGCCCGAACGGAGTTGCAGGCGAAGGACTCACAGCTGACACAGTTGGGGGACTCTTTCCAAATCATGCCAGAACATGGCTCCCCTGTTCCTCTAAGGGACTCTCCCGTGCAAGCATGCCAGGACTTCTTGGGCTGTGAAACGGATGATTCTAAATGTCGGGGAATACAGGGGGAGAGTGCAGAGGGCACTGAGTGGCTGTGGGCAGAATTGCTGCGGGAGAGGCGTCAGGCCCAGCTGCAAGCTGCAAACTTTGAGCAGGAGCGGAAAACCTGGCAGGAGGAGAAGGATAAAGTCCTGCGCTATCAGCGGGAGATTCAGGCCAGCTATATGGAGATGTATCATCGGAACCAGACTCTGGAGAGGCAGCTGAATGAATTCCGGCAGTTCCAAGCTGAGCCCAGAGGTATCAGCTCAGAGCCACCTTGGATTGAAAGAGTTGAGTCCTCAAAGATCTGA
- the N4BP3 gene encoding NEDD4-binding protein 3 isoform X2 codes for MATAQASHVTCDPSHCLFDPYSLDSELDNDFSMGSVGSLVEKQDFSPTTLGSLRGMRQPDGLLRKGMSQREVFGYLHGGKRDTWAEKKHQSSGGGFKRDYESDRENQSPERYFRNNQRGADFSKSSLPERGRFDKCRIRPSAFKVVAGKSLLSMPGLSSAKGQKLSKSNGSLHTLLTQSSTSSSSQRGPLRSHLLHTISLDESTNSIQSFPTYNPRFKPAPSQLSASVGHINHIGGSLDRASRGPRDPLAVEKAPLSCKSLSRLQSSGEPTPPYEPTYSLEDVVKQLEDQLSNKGMELRQLKRNLSESDDPFTQMFEDKQRLWMDELDELKQMYVAKLQQVTQQAQRSQRAFQLQLYKAQQEKKRLQEELDLQQSQCEELRLQQQQAERLSPKLEETKWEVCQKTAEISLLKQQLRDAQEEMAQKLGEIFSLKTQLREARTELQAKDSQLTQLGDSFQIMPEHGSPVPLRDSPVQACQDFLGCETDDSKCRGIQGESAEGTEWLWAELLRERRQAQLQAANFEQERKTWQEEKDKVLRYQREIQASYMEMYHRNQTLERQLNEFRQFQAEPRGISSEPPWIERVESSKI; via the exons ATGGCAACAGCACAGGCCTCTCATGTGACCTGTGACCCCAGCCATTGTCTCTTTGATCCTTACTCTCTGGATTCTGAGCTTGACAACGACTTCAGCATGGGCAGCGTGGGTAGCCTAGTAGAGAAACAGGATTTCTCACCAACTACTCTGGGCAGTCTGCGAGGGATGCGTCAGCCAGACGGGTTGCTCCGGAAAGGAATGTCCCAGCGCGAAGTCTTTGGCTACTTACATGGGGGAAAACGGGACACTTGGGCTGAGAAGAAGCACCAATCATCAGGCGGTGGCTTCAAAAGGGACTACGAGAGCGACCGGGAGAACCAGTCCCCTGAGCGGTACTTCCGGAACAATCAACGGGGAGCCGATTTCTCCAAGAGCTCTTTGCCTGAACGTGGACGCTTTGACAAG TGTCGGATCAGACCCTCGGCCTTCAAGGTGGTGGCTGGGAAGAGCTTATTGTCCATGCCTGGGCTGTCATCAGCCAAAGGGCAGAAGCTGTCAAAGAGCAATGGGAGTTTGCACACGCTCTTGACACAGAGCAGCACTAGCAGCTCCTCGCAGCGTGGCCCCCTGCGCAGCCACTTGCTGCACACCATCAGCCTGGACGAGAGCACCAACTCTATCCAAAGCTTCCCCACGTACAATCCCCGTTTCAAACCTGCTCCAAGCCAGCTCAGTGCTTCCGTAGGCCACATCAACCACATTGGTGGTTCCTTAGACAGGGCCTCTCGGGGACCACGGGATCCTTTGGCTGTAGAgaaagcacctctgtcttgcaaGAGCCTGAGCCGGCTGCAGAGCTCTGGGGAACCAACCCCTCCATATGAGCCCACATATTCCTTGGAAGATGTGGTGAAGCAACTTGAGGACCAGCTGAGTAACAAGGGCATGGAGCTCCGCCAGCTTAAGAGAAATCTGAGTGAGAGTGATGATCCCTTCACACAG ATGTTTGAGGACAAACAGCGTTTGTGGATGGATGAGCTGGATGAGCTGAAGCAGATGTATGTAGCCAAGCTGCAGCAGGTGACGCAACAGGCCCAACGCAGCCAGCGGGCATTTCAGCTCCAGCTCTACAAAGCTCAGCAGGAAAAGAAGCGGCTGCAAGAAGAGCTGGACCTTCAGCAGAGCCAATGTGAGGAGCTGAGGCTGCAGCAGCAACAGGCAGAGCGTCTGAGTCCCAAGTTGGAGGAGACCAAGTGGGAG GTATGTCAGAAGACTGCAGAGATTTCATTGCTCAAGCAGCAACTCCGAGATGCTCAGGAAGAGATGGCCCAAAAACTTGGTGAAATCTTCAGTTTGAAGACACAACTGCGGGAGGCCCGAACGGAGTTGCAGGCGAAGGACTCACAGCTGACACAGTTGGGGGACTCTTTCCAAATCATGCCAGAACATGGCTCCCCTGTTCCTCTAAGGGACTCTCCCGTGCAAGCATGCCAGGACTTCTTGGGCTGTGAAACGGATGATTCTAAATGTCGGGGAATACAGGGGGAGAGTGCAGAGGGCACTGAGTGGCTGTGGGCAGAATTGCTGCGGGAGAGGCGTCAGGCCCAGCTGCAAGCTGCAAACTTTGAGCAGGAGCGGAAAACCTGGCAGGAGGAGAAGGATAAAGTCCTGCGCTATCAGCGGGAGATTCAGGCCAGCTATATGGAGATGTATCATCGGAACCAGACTCTGGAGAGGCAGCTGAATGAATTCCGGCAGTTCCAAGCTGAGCCCAGAGGTATCAGCTCAGAGCCACCTTGGATTGAAAGAGTTGAGTCCTCAAAGATCTGA